The following nucleotide sequence is from Pangasianodon hypophthalmus isolate fPanHyp1 chromosome 8, fPanHyp1.pri, whole genome shotgun sequence.
gaacgATTCCTGTGTGTAAATGGATGTTATCTGCTTTCTCAAGCTGCCCTCCAGGCCCTGAAGAGGAAGAAGCGTTATGAAAAGCAGCTGGCTCAGATCGACGGCACTCTGTCCACCATTGAGTATCAGCGAGACGCTTTGGAGAACGCCAACACTAACACAGAGGTGCTCAAGAACATGGGCCTCGCCGCCAAGGCCATGAAGAACGCTCACCAGAACATGTACGGTTTTGTGGTCTTCAATGATCCTTTTAATGCCAGCTGTACATAAACTTTCTGACTAAAGTAAATGTGACTGTATTCTTTgatcattattaatttaatttctcttGTGGGTTTTTTAGGGATATAGACAAAGTGGACGAGCTCATGCAGGACATCACAGAACAGCAGGAGCTGGCACAGGAGATCTCCGATGCTATTTCAAAACCAGTCGGCTTTGGAGAAGAGTTTGACGAGGTACTGGATTCCTCAAGCGCGTACAAATTAGGCTTTGGATTTTATCACTGAACGTGCAGTATGTGAAAGCGTGTAAATTCCCAAGTGAACTGGTTGCACGGTAATGCTTTGAAATTCCAAACTGCATTCCAGCTGAATGACACTTTGCTAAACTAAGAACAATAAGGGTAAAACTAAAGTATAAACATGTAGTATAACTGGATAACTGTATTATGCTGTTATGGACAAATAACCTACAGAGTGGGATTTTATTGGATTTCTAAGCATGAGCAGATCTCTGTCAATTTAGCTCATTATGTAGACTATACTAGGAAGTGCattaattagtaaaataaaaaaaatgatactgaGATAAAATCAGCACTTAATAATAGATTAAACTCACTGACttatttatttggtgttttctcttttctagGATGAATTGCTCGCTGAACTGGAGGAGTTGGAACAGGAGGAATTGGACAATACCCTGCTGGAAATTGGTGGCCCAGAGAATGTCTCACTGCCCAGCGTGCCTTCAACCTCATTACCTTCCCAACCAGGTAACACAGACAGGGGCAGTAATAACGTACTCAGAACCATCGCTATGCATGTGTACATAAACTCACCGTTCACTTGATTAACACCTGcacgttcatgcagttatccaatctgCCAATCCTGTTGCAGCagagcagtgcataaaatcatgcagatacaggtcaaaagcatCGGTTAATGGTCAAGTCAAACATCATAATTGGAAAATGTGAtaaaagtatttcagaaacggctcatctcctgggatttttttaacacagcagtctctagagtttacacagaacggtgcgaaaaacaaaaaaatatccagcAAGCAGCATTTCTGTGGGCGGAAACgcctcgttgatgagagaggtcagaggtgacTGGCCAGACTTCCcagtaaccactctttataaccgtggtgagcagaaaagcatctcagaacacatggAACCTTGAGTaggatgggctacaaaagcagaagactaCATGGGGTTTGACTCTTGTCAATCTAGAACAGGAATCtaaagctacagtgggcacaggctcacccaatctggacagctgaagattggaaaaagaccaggtgacgtTTTTTGAGTCCTTTTTcaccgttctgtgtaaactcttgagACTGTTGTATCTGAAATACCCAAaacagcccatctggcatcaacaaccagCGTTAATACCACAATCATGTCTATGCATCTGGCCTGACCTCACACTTTGTACTGGTcagaaaaactaaacaaaaacaagaagcaACACACAGCAATGTCTCTCTCCACCTTTCCTGGCCGAAGGTCTCAGGCGAAACTACACTTTGTCATTATAAAGTTTCCGTTATTGTACATGTATAATGTACATACATAGAGGCACATACATATTCAGGCAGTGTAtgtatttttgctgtattgaaGAATGGATTTTTTTCGAGACACCACCGTATCATATCGAATCAAACTTTGaatcattacacccctagtaaATGTTTCTATTCCAAGGGAAACTTCCTGTTAAATTCCAGCCACAGGGATTAATAAGGAATTATTAAGAGAGTGAAATAGACCAGTCCCAGCCATAGGACTATTCTAACCCCCTGTTCTTCTGTCTACAGCTAAGAATAGAAaggaagaggatgaagatgatATGGAGGAGCTGAAAGCTTGGGCAATGTGAACCAAGCCCAAACATCCGGACTGTCTAATCACTCGCTGTGGTGGACTGATGTTCAGAGTCGACTCGAACACCTTCGGAGAGTTAACGTTGCAAAAACAATTGTCTAGGAAATTGTAGCTCCAATTAATGGCTTAGGtccagaaacaaaacaaacaaacaaacaaaaaaaactgtccatAGGGATGTAAAGGAGGCtatgaaagcaaaacaaacaatcaGATGAAATTTTATTCGTGAAACAATTTGGCTAAGGTTTGTTTATGGATATTTTGATGTTCTTCTCCTATTGTTGCTCATTTTCCCTTTTGAAATTGGAATGTAATCATACTGAACCCACTTAGACATCTACCTCTATCTGTTTATTAAACACCTACAGCAAGTGGGATTCATGTCATCCCCATAGTCTGTTTGGTAAGTATCAGGATTACGCCAATCCACTCATAGCTTTGTGTTTTCATGGTGATGACATCACTTGTGTATATACAAGCATCGCGTCTTTTGCATGCTTGATTTGAGAGCCTCCATTTTAAAGCATCTCCACTGACTGTTATGATACAGGGAATAGTTTTGGGTCTGATAATATTCTAAGGTTGATCTCAAAGTGCTTTTGTTTTAGAAGCTTTATTTAAACATCCAGAGTtgttttgatatatatatatattttttttttatatttcattgaTCATAGATTCTTACatcaaaaaaagatttaaaaaatgcatcacAAATAGTTACAGCCCACAATTTCTTCACTGACATCTCAACAAAGTGCTGTATCTTACCTGAAACTATCCTGCTGAAATCTCAAAGCACGTCAATCTGATGTATCACTTTTCATTAGGGTGGAAGGGTTataaagttggaagcaaacTCTAAAgctaatttgtttatttgaaaaGATCCCTAGGAATACATGGACTTACTATATCTTTTGTAAAGAACCTGAAATGTAACAGCAAGGTGTGTCATGTGTACATTTGTATGTTTGAGATTATTCAGATAAGACTTTTATTTGAGAGATCATTAAAATGTTCGATTCTTCGTGCTGGTGTTTTTGTTCGTGTTATGGTTGGTGGGAAGTCCTGCATCAAGCAGGCATGCAATTCATTTTGCACTTTAAGCATATGAAAATGTATGTGAGCTGCTATGTGCCTTAATAATTGGCATGCTTATGCAACATGCAACAGTGACATGACATGTCTTAACATGAATATTCTAATGTGTGTAATACCAAACACCAAAGGTGCAAGAAGCatgttacattaaataaatttgtagATACTGCAGTTGTGTGAAATCTGTCCTAGAGTTTTTTAGTTTGGATATGTGTAAATGTGCTTCAGATAAATGCTTACATCCCAAAATTGGTCAGCTGAATTCAGTTTTCTGCAATAAAGAGAATCACTAAGTGTCATGGCCTCCTGGAATGACTAGACAGTGTTACTCCTcacaatatatattatatatatatatatatatatatatatataagtcagCAACACAGAGATAGCTAGACACAACTGacatgtcagtgttttattattttccctATATCATGGtataaagtgatttaaaaaatgtagtcaATATAAGAACGTGCAATCTTCCACACAGCTAATATCCTATAATAGCTCAAATAAAGGCTTGACGGTGATATTAGGCCAGTGAGTTGAATGCAGCAACAAGCCCACCCACATTGTGTCAAATCAGCCCAGAAGGGCGGTGGCGGAATTTGTCGGAATATAGGTAGGATTAAAACAGGGGCGCCAACCACGTTTTCCGTCGCTGCATCTTTGGCGTCATCATTACTCGTCGGAAGTACGCGTGCGCACTCGGGCTCCATTTGCTGATGCAAGACACTTATGGTAAAGAGGTTCAGTGCCATTTAGCTGTTTATTGTCACTAAGGCGCTTTTGAAGACACCAGTTTGATACAGCGACCATGTCAGAAGACGAGGTGAGTTGAAACGAGTTTGTTTATCGTTCTTTACCCTCGGTTTTCAGTGAAACAGAAGTGTATGCGTTACACCATGACTTTGGGCCTTATCAGGTAGCTAACTAGCACGAGAGCTAACTCTGCTAACGCACAGTGAGCTGCGTTTAGTAGCTGTAAGCTAGCAAATGGGTCTCGTTTTCCTCGAACCTCTGTCTGTAATAAATAAGCAGTTGGTTATAATATGACCTTTGCAGCGCTGCTAAGATATTTGgacctgtttgtttttttgttccttcTCATGTAGCACGTGTTTTACCTTTCTGAAGTGCCATAGAAGCTAATTTTCAATGGGGAGCCACCTCGTTGTCTTTAAAAGAGCACTGAAAGGAGCAGGAAAGCCCTCCTcccaacacatacacacgaacaaacaaataaataaacaaacaaacagtatcCAAATGCAAACAAGCACATACAGATTTCTAAAACTGCTTTGAATAAGGCTGGCCAAATCTCAATTGCCCCTCTCCATACCGTttatataagtgcactacatagtgtttAAATATAGAGTATTAGAGCACAACCAATACCCAGAGCTCTGAGATCAGCATCACATCTATAAATGCAGAAATTGGATGCATCTCTTTTAGTTAGGCATATAACCACAGTCATCCTCAGGATGTTGAAACTGGACTTGAATTCTTTCGCAGATCTTATTCGACCCCACCACGaccaagaaaaagaagaagaagaagaagccctTTATGCTCGATGAAGAAGGTGATGGACTCAGCGAGGAGACGCAGCAGGCCGAGCCTCGTGAGGCCGAGCCTGAGGCAGGAGAGGAGCGCGAGGTGGAgcctgaggaagaggaagggaagaaaaaaggTGACAAAACTAATACCTATACCCTGGGTCATGCAGTGACCCCAAAACTGTTCTCTTTCCTCTTGTGTAT
It contains:
- the LOC113533263 gene encoding charged multivesicular body protein 4c produces the protein MSLFGKLFGSGGKGDKAPSPQDAIQKLRETEEMLSKKQEFLEKKIEAELLTAKKNGTKNKRAALQALKRKKRYEKQLAQIDGTLSTIEYQRDALENANTNTEVLKNMGLAAKAMKNAHQNMDIDKVDELMQDITEQQELAQEISDAISKPVGFGEEFDEDELLAELEELEQEELDNTLLEIGGPENVSLPSVPSTSLPSQPAKNRKEEDEDDMEELKAWAM